In a genomic window of Erigeron canadensis isolate Cc75 chromosome 5, C_canadensis_v1, whole genome shotgun sequence:
- the LOC122600820 gene encoding phosphatidylinositol 4-kinase gamma 2-like, with the protein MSAVDVALSPIHIESGLLRNPNESIAIYLTVAGSVIPMCILESDSIASVKLRIQTCKGFLVKKQKLVFQGRELSRNSCLVKDYGVSSGAVLHLILRVSNRLVMITVETAFGKEFEFQVDRFRNVRFLKQKIAQVAKGFAFVDVEDQEILCDGKKLDDQRLVDDICKNRDAIVHLVVVKPARLEKDKIQTRLENVGFLLQPVIVNPNLKISPAIWSMLNSASEGLRKVKNPIRSSEGTGGAYLMQHPSGNKYVAVFKPMDEEPLAVNNPRGLPPSANGEGLKKGTKVGEGALREVAAYILDHPLTGPRSSKNENETGFAGVAPTIMVKCLNPQFNHPRGYDGGQENIKVGSLQMFMKNCGSCEDMGPRDFPVEEVHKITVFDLRTANADRHAGNILMNREGDRIVLIPIDHGYCLPENFQDCTFDWMYWPQAREPYSQETLDYINSLDAEQDIALLSSYGWDLSVECSRTLRISTMLLKKGATKGLSPFAIGQIMCRENLNKESMIEKIIQKAHDSMLTGMSEAAFLETVSRIMDSELENMS; encoded by the exons ATGTCAGCTGTTGATGTTGCATTGAGTCCGATTCACATCGAATCTGGTTTACTCCGAAACCCGAATGAATCTATAGCTATATACTTAACTGTAGCTGGATCAGTGATTCCCATGTGCATTTTGGAGTCCGATTCGATTGCATCAGTGAAGTTAAGGATTCAAACATGTAAAGGGTTTTTAGTTAAGAAACAAAAGTTAGTTTTTCAAGGAAGAGAGCTGTCAAGAAACAGTTGTTTAGTTAAAGATTATGGTGTTTCAAGTGGTGCTGTTCTGCATTTGATTCTTAGAGTTTCTAATCGTCTTGTGATGATCACGGTTGAAACCGCTTTTGGGAAAGAGTTTGAGTTTCAGGTTGATAGGTTTAGAAACGTGCGTTTTTTGAAACAAAAGATAGCTCAAGTAGCAAAAGGGTTTGCATTTGTGGATGTTGAGGATCAGGAGATTCTGTGTGATGGTAAGAAGCTTGATGATCAGAGGCTTGTTGATGATATTTGTAAGAATCGTGATGCTATCGTTCACTTAGTTGTTGTAAAACCTGCACGACTCGAGAAAGATAAGATTCAGACTAGATTAGAGAATGTTGGATTTCTCTTGCAGCCTGTTATTGTTAATCCTAATTTGAAAATTTCGCCTGCTATATGGAGTATGCTTAACTCTGCATCAGAAGGACtgagaaaagtgaaaaaccCGATTAGATCATCTGAGGGTACTGGGGGCGCTTACCTTATGCAGCATCCTTCGGGGAATAAGTATGTTGCTGTTTTTAAGCCTATGGATGAGGAACCGTTGGCGGTTAATAACCCTCGAGGGCTACCTCCATCTGCAAACGGTGAAGGACTAAAGAAAGGGACTAAGGTAGGTGAAGGTGCACTGAGGGAAGTTGCAGCATACATCTTGGACCATCCATTGACTGGACCTCGTTCATCAAAGAATGAAAATGAGACCGGTTTTGCTGGTGTAGCCCCAACAATTATGGTTAAATGTTTGAATCCGCAATTTAATCATCCACGAGGGTATGATGGTGGACAGGAAAACATAAAGGTTGGGTCTTTGCAGATGTTTATGAAGAACTGTGGAAGTTGTGAAGATATGGGTCCAAGGGATTTTCCAGTGGAGGAGGTTCATAAGATCACAGTTTTTGATTTAAGAACAGCGAATGCTGATAGGCATGCAGGGAACATCTTGATGAACAGAGAAGGGGACCGTATCGTGCTGATCCCTATTGATCACGGATACTGTTTGCCTGAGAAT TTTcaagattgcacatttgattgGATGTATTGGCCACAAGCACGGGAACCATACTCTCAAGAAACTCTCGACTACATAAACTCATTAGATGCAGAGCAAGATATAGCACTCTTGAGCTCATATGGCTGGGACCTCTCAGTAGAGTGTTCACGTACACTTCGCATCTCTACCATGCTTCTCAAAAAAGGTGCTACAAAAGGGCTCTCTCCTTTTGCCATAGGTCAGATCATGTGCAGAGAAAACTTGAACAAGGAATCTATGATCGAGAAGATTATTCAGAAAGCCCATGACTCCATGCTCACTGGAATGAGTGAGGCTGCATTCCTTGAAACTGTTAGCAGAATCATGGATTCCGAGCTCGAGAATATGTCTTAG
- the LOC122601773 gene encoding LOW QUALITY PROTEIN: SUN domain-containing protein 5-like (The sequence of the model RefSeq protein was modified relative to this genomic sequence to represent the inferred CDS: deleted 1 base in 1 codon; substituted 1 base at 1 genomic stop codon), with amino-acid sequence MGQCEMVDKKRKFCEDISLVTPWHKRVYSDMADQFFGRPVVTCEHHSSKFKKFELLGSLVFPAESWYELGTFVAXNVKHKQYFKLPEPKWARYIMLRLITHGTEFYCTLGLFEAYGIDAIEKMLEDLIMASGEATERKVSNPNRTAAPALWETTGFSKKLDGDNKKIKGVDDHDATKKPLIDIKVPETITKGKGRIHGDAILKILMQKIRSLENDILSLEDYINEVNKIQGDVLPHLDKEIVKYSGLLEQTRSEIKEFWPWKETMEKRIADLESWKASVSFLLESVVKENVMLRQDIEKIARDEESMD; translated from the exons ATGGGCCAATGTGAGATGGTAGACAAAAAGCGTAAATTTTGTGAAGACATTTCCTTAGTGACACCATGGCACAAGAGAGTATACAGTGACATGGCAGACCAATTTTTTGGGAGACCTGTTGTGACTTGTGAACACCATTCTTCTAAATTTAAGAAATTTGAATTATTGGGAAGTTTGGTTTTTCCAGCAGAATCATGGTATGAGCTTGGGACTTTTGTTGCATAAAATGTCAAACATAAA CAATACTTTAAGTTACCCGAACCAAAATGGGCTAGATACATTATGTTGAGATTAATTACTCATGGAACAGAGTTTTACTGCACACTTGGGCTTTTTGAAGCATATGGTATTGATGCAATTGAAAAAATGCTTGAAGATTTGATCATGGCTTCAGGGGAAGCAACTGAAAGAAAAGTATCAAATCCTAACCGGACTGCAGCTCCTGCTTTGTGGGAAACTACTGGTTTTTCTAAAAAACTTGATGGTGACAATAAAAAGATCAAAGGGGTAGATGATCACGATGCAACAAAGAAGCCATTGATAGATATTAAAGTTCCTGAAACTATAACCAAAGGTAAGGGAAGAATACACGGTGACGctattttaaagattttgatgCAAAAGATTCGATCGTTGGAAAATGATATATTGTCGTTGGAGGATTACATTAATGAAGTGAACAAGATACAAGGGGACGTTCTTCCGCATCTTGATAAAGAAATTGTCAAGTATTCGGGGCTCTTAGAGCAAACTAGGTCGGAAATTAAGGAATTCTGGCCGTGGAAAGAGACcatg GAGAAACGCATTGCAGACTTGGAGTCATGGAAAGCTTCAGTATCGTTCTTATTGGAGTCAGTTGTCAAGGAAAACGTTATGCTaag GCAAGATATTGAGAAGATTGCAAGAGATGAAGAAAGCATGGACTAG
- the LOC122602361 gene encoding uncharacterized protein LOC122602361 — MANRKNPPPPSGRTNLASCIVATIFLLFITTLILIIFFTLFKPKPPTITISAVQLPSFSVTNSTAVTVTLTISHYITVTNSNHGVFTHYDSSLQLLNAGNQMWFMFVPSGKIGARRKVYMAATFDVEGFPVELKDNGLNGFRVGQSLEIETKMEMAGRVRVMHFFTHYVVVKVECKVAIGVNDGSVVGFHC, encoded by the coding sequence atgGCCAACCGGAAAAACCCACCACCACCCTCCGGCCGGACAAATCTAGCTTCATGTATAGTAGCAACAATCTTCTTACTCTTCATAACAACCCTCATTCTCATAATCTTCTTCACATTATTCAAACCCAAACCACCAACCATCACCATTTCCGCCGTCCAACTTCCGTCATTCTCCGTCACCAACTCCACCGCCGTCACGGTCACGTTGACTATCTCCCACTACATCACCGTCACTAACTCCAACCACGGCGTGTTCACACACTACGACAGCTCGTTACAGCTTTTGAACGCCGGGAACCAAATGTGGTTCATGTTTGTCCCTTCCGGCAAGATTGGAGCTCGCCGGAAAGTCTACATGGCTGCTACATTTGATGTTGAGGGTTTTCCGGTGGAGTTGAAGGATAATGGGTTGAATGGGTTTCGGGTCGGGCAGAGTTTGGAGATTGAGACGAAGATGGAGATGGCGGGTCGGGTCAGGGTTATGCATTTTTTTACACATTACGTGGTGGTCAAAGTTGAATGTAAAGTTGCTATTGGTGTTAATGATGGATCTGTTGTAGGTTTTCATTGTTAA
- the LOC122602157 gene encoding SUN domain-containing protein 5-like — MKKPNINDASSTDIEFHPNNLKLLIKKDEKDSYLKLSLPLIITFWFPFMISFSAFGPNHGNEGNAGVSYKNFTNMSSYPYLEDQGRNHTEKILLELNISRVYNDSPFYEASIEETEDNPLQEKSPGEDLLWKILGYSTFICERQVQDIYIESKQEGVQTDHLTYFTSDDFKTITKQDNRLSGVPSRLVNITHRLEADGTKYNYAAASKGAKVVAHDKEAKGANSILGGDHDMYLRNPCSVPDKFVVIELAEETLVDAIMMANYEHHSSNFKQFELLGSLVFPAETWYELGTFVADNVKHNQYFKLPEPKWARYIMLRLITHYGTEFYCTLSVFEAYGIDAIEKMLEDLFMASGEATDRKLSNPNRTAAPALWETTGFSKKLDGDNKKIEGVDDNDAKKKPLIDIKVPETITKGNGRIHGDAVLKILMQKIRLLENDILSLEDYINEVNQIQGDVLPHLDKEIVKYSRLVEQTRSEIKEFWPWKETMEKGIADLESWKASVSFLLESVVKEKAMLRQDIEKIARDEESVDKTEHVLLCASLSFAIVIAFKILWNLLPNSASSLPQRQVSRPKRRWKPLVFTCIFSIVVTLAFC; from the exons ATGAAGAAACCCAATATCAATGATGCATCATCTACAGATATTGAATTTCATCCCAATAACCTTAAACTTTTGATCAAGAAGGACGAAAAAGATAGTTATTTAAAGCTATCATTGCCTTTGATCATCACATTTTGGTTCCCTTTTATGATTTCGTTCTCTGCATTTGGTCCTAATCATGGCAATGAAG GGAATGCAGGTGTCTCTTATAAGAACTTCACTAATATGAGCTCGTATCCATACCTTGAAGATCAAGGCAGAAATCATACAGAGAAGATCCTTTTGGAGTTGAATATTTCTAGAGTCTATAACGATTCTCCATTTTATGAAGCTAGCATTGAAGAAACCGAGGATAATCCTCTTCAGGAAAAAAGCCCAGGGGAGGACTTATTGTGGAAAATTTTAGGTTATTCGACATTCATTTGTGAACGACAAGTTCAAGATATTTATATCGAAAGTAAACAAGAAGGGGTACAGACGGACCATTTAACATATTTCACTTCAGACGATTTTAAGACCATTACAAAGCAGGACAACAGGCTAAGTGGTGTCCCAAGCAGGTTAGTCAATATCACTCACAGGCTCGAGGCAGATGGCACTAAATACAACTACGCAGCTGCATCAAAAGGAGCAAAAGTTGTAGCTCATGATAAGGAAGCTAAAGGTGCAAATAGTATCTTAGGCGGAGATCATGATATGTATTTGAGGAACCCTTGTTCAGTTCCTGATAAATTTGTAGTCATTGAGCTTGCAGAAGAAACTTTAGTCGATGCAATAATGATGGCAAACTATGAACATCATTCTTCTAACTTTAAGCAATTTGAATTATTGGGAAGTTTGGTTTTTCCAGCAGAAACATGGTATGAGCTTGGGACTTTTGTTGCAGACAATGTCAAACATAATCAATACTTTAAGTTACCTGAACCGAAATGGGCTAGATACATTATGTTGagattaattactcattatgGAACAGAATTTTACTGCACGCTTAGCGTTTTTGAAGCATATGGTATTGATGCAATTGAAAAAATGCTTGAAGATTTGTTCATGGCTTCAGGGGAAGCAACTGATAGAAAATTATCAAATCCTAACCGGACTGCAGCTCCTGCTTTGTGGGAAACTACTGGTTTTTCTAAAAAACTCGATGGTGACAATAAAAAAATCGAAGGGGTAGATGATAACGATGCAAAAAAGAAGCCATTGATAGATATTAAAGTTCCTGAAACTATAACCAAAGGTAATGGAAGAATACATGGTGATGCTGTTTTAAAGATTTTGATGCAAAAGATTCGACTATTGGAAAATGATATATTGTCATTGGAGGATTACATTAATGAAGTGAACCAGATACAGGGGGACGTTCTTCCACATCTAGACAAAGAAATTGTTAAGTATTCAAGGCTCGTAGAGCAAACTAGATCGGAAATTAAGGAATTCTGGCCGTGGAAAGAGACCATG GAGAAAGGCATTGCAGACTTGGAGTCATGGAAAGCTTCAGTATCATTCCTATTGGAGTCAGTTGTCAAGGAAAAAGCCATGCTAAG GCAAGATATCGAGAAGATAGCAAGAGATGAAGAAAGCGTGGACAAGACTGAACATGTTTTACTTTGTGCAAGCCTTTCTTTCGCAATCGTTATTGCCTTCAAGATTCTTTGGAATTTGTTACCAAACTCTGCCAGTAGCTTGCCTCAAAGGCAAGTAAGCAGGCCAAAACGAAGGTGGAAGCCACTGGTTTTTACCTGCATCTTTTCAATAGTGGTTACTTTAGCTTTTTGTTAG